One region of Alosa alosa isolate M-15738 ecotype Scorff River chromosome 1, AALO_Geno_1.1, whole genome shotgun sequence genomic DNA includes:
- the ralbp1 gene encoding ralA-binding protein 1: MTECFLPPSSSPAEQRRSEHPGGVARTPSSEEISPTKFPGLYRTGEPSPPHDGSHHDPPDAASDEDKEHSRKKNKFKKKEKRTEGYAAFQEDSSADEAESPSKMKRSKGIHVFKKPSFSKRKEKDFKVKEKLPKDDKKDKEKDKDKKSKDLTAADVVKQWKEKKKKNKNKSGSSGGGAVVSGGEPEPSAPETVATAIRPIFGAPLDEAVRRTALYDGIPLPAVFRECIDYVESYGMKCEGIYRVSGMKSKVDELKAAYDREECPCLEEYDPHTVASLLKQYLRELPDGLLGRPAAARLEEACGRPAESERLAECQRALAEVPEPARLLLAWLVTHMDHVIAREADTKMNIQNISIVLNPTVQIGNRVLYLLFTHVRELFGEVVLKPVVRPLRWSNMATMPALPETQESIKEEIRRQEFLLNCLHRDLQAGVKDLSKEERLWEVQRILTALKRKLREAKRQECETKIAQEIASLSKEDVSKEEMTENEEEVINILLAQENELLTEQEELISLEQVLRRQIVTEKEEIERLRAEIADIQSRQQGRSETEEYSSDSESESEDEEELQLILEDLQKQNEELENKNTHLNQAIHEEQEAILELRVQLRLLQSHKPISAAEQAPPTQPSPDDAIAAPSVAMAASATPGVGGVVGEGVVAAVATVNGKPVKDSLKPSPSKDRRENNM, encoded by the exons ATGACTGAGTGCTTCCTGCCACCCAGCAGCAGCCCGGCGGAGCAGCGTCGCTCCGAGCACCCGGGCGGCGTGGCGCGCACGCCCAGCTCCGAGGAGATCAGCCCAACAAAGTTCCCAGGGCTCTACCGCACCGGCGAGCCCTCACCCCCCCACGACGGCTCTCACCACGACCCCCCTGACGCTGCGTCTGACGAGGACAAGGAGCACAGCCGCAAGAAGAACAAGTtcaagaagaaggagaagagaa CGGAGGGCTACGCAGCGTTCCAGGAGGACAGCTCGGCAGATGAAGCGGAGAGCCCGTCCAAGATGAAGCGGTCTAAGGGCATCCATGTGTTCAAGAAGCCCAGCTTCTCCAAGCGCAAGGAGAAGGACTTCAAGGTCAAGGAGAAGCTGCCCAAGGACGACAAGAAGGACAAGGAGAAGGACAAGGACAAGAAGTCCAAGGACCTGACGGCCGCCGACGTGGTCAAGCAgtggaaggagaagaagaagaagaacaagaacaagagTGGCAGCAGCGGCGGCGGAGCGGTGGTCAGTGGAGGCGAGCCGGAACCGAGTGCCCCGGAGACTGTTGCCACAGCGATCCGGCCCATTTTCGGCGCGCCACTGGATGAGGCGGTTCGGCGTACAGCGCTCTATGATGGCATCCCGCTGCCTGCCGTCTTCCGCGAGTGCATCGACTATGTGGAGAGTTACGGCATGAAGTGTGAAGGCATCTACCGCGTCTCAG GCATGAAGTCGAAAGTGGACGAGCTGAAGGCGGCGTATGACCGCGAGGAGTGCCCATGCCTGGAGGAGTACGACCCGCACACAGTGGCCAGCCTGCTGAAGCAGTACCTGCGCGAGCTGCCCGACGGTCTGCTGGGCCGCCCCGCCGCCGCCCGCCTGGAGGAGGCCTGCGGCCGGCCCGCCGAATCCGAGCGCCTGGCCGAGTGCCAGCGGGCGCTGGCCGAGGTGCCTGAGCCGGCGCGGCTCTTGCTAGCCTGGCTGGTCACGCACATGGACCACGTGATCGCCCGCGAGGCTGACACTAAGATGAACATTCAGAACATCTCCATTGTGCTCAACCCCACCGTCCAG ATCGGGAACCGCGTTCTGTACCTGTTGTTCACACATGTGCGGGAGCTGTTTGGGGAGGTGGTGCTGAAGCCCGTGGTGCGTCCGCTCCGCTGGTCCAACATGGCCACCATGCCAGCGCTGCCAGAGACGCAGGAGAGCATCAAAGAAGAGATCAGACGACAG gagttccTGTTGAACTGCCTGCACAGAGATCTGCAGGCCGGAGTGAAGGATCTGTCCAAAGAGGAGAGATTGTGGGAGGTGCAGCGTATCCTCACTGCACTCAAGCGCAAGTTACGAGAGGCCAAAAGACag GAGTGTGAGACTAAGATCGCACAGGAGATCGCCAGCCTGTCCAAAGAGGACGTCTCTAAAGAGGAGATGACCGAGAACGAGGAGGAGGTCATCAACATCCTGCTGGCGCAG gagaatGAGCTCCTGACAGAGCAGGAAGAGTTGATATCTCTGGAGCAGGTGCTGCGGCGACAAATCGTCACGGAGAAGGAGGAGATTGAGAGGCTCCGTGCAGAGATCGCTGACATTCAGAG tcgTCAGCAGGGTCGCAGTGAGACAGAGGAGTACTCCTCGGAcagcgagagtgagagtgaagatGAAGAGGAGCTGCAACTCATCCTGGAGGACCTGCAGAAGCAGAACGAGgagctggag aataaGAACACCCATCTGAACCAGGCCATCCATGAGGAGCAGGAGGCCATCTTGGAGCTGCGTGTCCAGCTTCGTCTCCTCCAGAGTCACAAGCCCATCTCAGCCGCTGAGCAGGCCCCACCTACCCAGCCCAGCCCTGATGACGCCATCGCTGCCCCATCTGTCGCCATGGCAGCCAGTGCCACCCCAGGGGTGGGAGGGGTGGTGGGCGAGGGCGTTGTGGCAGCTGTCGCTACGGTGAATGGGAAGCCAGTGAAAGATAGCCTGAAGCCATCGCCTAGtaaggacaggagagagaacaaCATGTGA
- the LOC125298995 gene encoding ras-related protein Rab-31-like isoform X2, translating into MAIIRELKVCLLGDTGVGKSSIVCRFVQDHFDHNISPTIGASFLTKTVPCGNELHKFLIWDTAGQERFHSLAPMYYRGSAAAVIVYDITKLDSFQTLKKWVKELKEHGPENIVVAIAGNKNDLGDIREVPMKEAKDFAESIAAIFIETSARNAVNVEELFQKISRQIPPLENPDLDSNESFKLTRQAPPSSRRCC; encoded by the exons ATGGCCATAATAAGGGAACTTAAAGTCTGCCTTCTCGGG GATACGGGAGTCGGGAAGTCTAGTATTGTGTGCCGCTTTGTGCAGGACCACTTCGACCATAACATAAGTCCAACTATTGG TGCATCTTTCCTGACTAAGACTGTCCCATGTGGGAACGAGCTCCACAAGTTTCTCATCTGGGATACGGCTGGCCAGGAGAGG TTCCACTCCCTGGCGCCAATGTACTACAGAGGATCCGCAGCCGCAGTCATCgtttatgacatcacaaagcTG GACTCGTTCCAGACGCTGAAGAAGTGGGTTAAGGAGCTGAAAGAGCATGGCCCAGAGAACATTGTGGTGGCCATAGCAGGCAACAAGAATGACCTGGGAGACATTAG AGAGGTTCCTATGAAGGAGGCCAAAGACTTTGCCGAGTCCATCGCGGCCATCTTCATCGAGACCAGTGCCCGCAACGCCGTCAACGTGGAGGAGCTCTTCCAGAAGATCA gtCGTCAGATCCCGCCACTGGAGAACCCAGACTTGGACAGCAACGAGTCCTTTAAACTGACCCGTCAGGCCCCTCCATCCAGCCGCCGCTGCTGCTAG
- the LOC125298995 gene encoding ras-related protein Rab-31-like isoform X1, translating into MAIIRELKVCLLGDTGVGKSSIVCRFVQDHFDHNISPTIGASFLTKTVPCGNELHKFLIWDTAGQERFHSLAPMYYRGSAAAVIVYDITKLDSFQTLKKWVKELKEHGPENIVVAIAGNKNDLGDIREVPMKEAKDFAESIAAIFIETSARNAVNVEELFQKISECLAASHPPRHAFLSEYNKQSRQIPPLENPDLDSNESFKLTRQAPPSSRRCC; encoded by the exons ATGGCCATAATAAGGGAACTTAAAGTCTGCCTTCTCGGG GATACGGGAGTCGGGAAGTCTAGTATTGTGTGCCGCTTTGTGCAGGACCACTTCGACCATAACATAAGTCCAACTATTGG TGCATCTTTCCTGACTAAGACTGTCCCATGTGGGAACGAGCTCCACAAGTTTCTCATCTGGGATACGGCTGGCCAGGAGAGG TTCCACTCCCTGGCGCCAATGTACTACAGAGGATCCGCAGCCGCAGTCATCgtttatgacatcacaaagcTG GACTCGTTCCAGACGCTGAAGAAGTGGGTTAAGGAGCTGAAAGAGCATGGCCCAGAGAACATTGTGGTGGCCATAGCAGGCAACAAGAATGACCTGGGAGACATTAG AGAGGTTCCTATGAAGGAGGCCAAAGACTTTGCCGAGTCCATCGCGGCCATCTTCATCGAGACCAGTGCCCGCAACGCCGTCAACGTGGAGGAGCTCTTCCAGAAGATCAGTGAGTGTCTTGCCGCGTCCCATCCACCTCGACATGCCTTCCTGTCAGAGTACAACAAGCAGA gtCGTCAGATCCCGCCACTGGAGAACCCAGACTTGGACAGCAACGAGTCCTTTAAACTGACCCGTCAGGCCCCTCCATCCAGCCGCCGCTGCTGCTAG